The proteins below are encoded in one region of Deltaproteobacteria bacterium:
- a CDS encoding RES family NAD+ phosphorylase: MLPAFSKILSSLPTKAYRGVVHRHIPEGGDAAATSFSRSAGGRWNPPGEFGALYTTTDEDDIEREMERAVEKRGITPKDLLPRDIVTIAVSLQKVLDLTDPAILSALKFNADDLTKDVYEGTCDLARAVFKAGIEGIVVPSAIGKGKNLVIYSGNLSSKSSVSEKKRRKMHL; this comes from the coding sequence GTGCTCCCCGCTTTTTCAAAGATTCTTTCGTCCCTTCCGACGAAGGCGTACCGCGGCGTGGTGCACCGCCATATCCCGGAGGGAGGAGATGCTGCAGCGACCTCTTTCAGTCGTTCCGCCGGCGGGCGGTGGAATCCTCCCGGGGAGTTCGGTGCTCTTTACACGACCACGGATGAAGACGACATCGAGCGAGAGATGGAGCGCGCTGTCGAAAAGCGTGGCATTACGCCCAAAGACCTTCTGCCGAGGGACATCGTGACGATCGCGGTTTCCCTGCAAAAGGTTCTGGACCTGACGGATCCGGCGATACTCAGCGCTCTCAAGTTCAATGCCGACGATTTGACGAAAGATGTCTACGAAGGCACCTGTGATCTGGCGAGGGCGGTCTTCAAGGCCGGGATCGAAGGAATCGTTGTGCCTTCTGCCATTGGCAAAGGCAAGAATCTCGTTATCTATTCTGGAAATCTTTCCTCGAAGTCCTCAGTTTCAGAGAAGAAGAGAAGGAAGATGCACTTATAG